The Lactuca sativa cultivar Salinas chromosome 2, Lsat_Salinas_v11, whole genome shotgun sequence genome includes a window with the following:
- the LOC111888634 gene encoding ubiquitin carboxyl-terminal hydrolase 8, with protein MEVSPSSSEDTSDTSQQQCSFSISDNHRLYLVPFRWWKEAEGGCGDPDGGTKKKRGVLYDALPASSLYAGPMKILNSIFKSDLAFNLIKKEEEDDDNYVSENNGGEDRDINGVSGRNYALVSADMWLEALKWHSESKGTVKASEDDMTDVYPLQLKLSILQDTNTLGVRISKKDNAVECFRRACKIFSIESEVLYIWDFSGQTANFLLNDNSKNTKDVPRQPEQDILLELQVYGLSDLIKNKDMKKDDVNVIKGSLKMNGCMSMRSEKGSLGLTGLQNLGNTCFMNSSLQCLAHTPKLVDYFLGDHRKEINHDNPLGMNGEIAMAFGDLLKTLWAPGATAVPPRTFKSKLAHFAPQFSGFNQHDSQELLAFLLDGLHEDLNRVKCKPYVEAKDGDGRADEDIADEYWQNHLARNDSIIVDVCQGQYRSTLVCPICRKVSVTFDPFMYLSLPLPSTSLRTMTLTVVSTDGSAHPNPVTVSVPKQGKFEDLVNDLRNKCSLGNHQTLMVAEVYNNHIIRFLGDPTDSLSLIRDDDRLVAYKLQKDYHKFSQIVFVHQQIEKHAFGLPLVACGEVVKGHDIRDLYFKVLKAFTIKAKNSSTENNGNTVTMPTEDEDEETKNESCSDYEIKFYLSDDNGNVKGCEIVMDELLNSSELTGRVNIVVCWSDKNKMVEEYDQRLLRSPVEIYKPALFSKRPQESISLYKCLEAFLKEEPLGPEDMWYCPGCKKHRQASKKLDLWRLPEILVIHLKRFSYSRFLKNKLETYVDFPIHDLDLSTFVAYSNGRSSHRYMLYAISNHYGSMGGGHYTAFIRHDGDRWYDFDDSHVSPIDEDRIKTSAAYVLFYRRLEE; from the exons ATGGAAGTTTCCCCCTCTTCATCCGAAGATACATCCGACACTTCTCAACAACAATGCTCCTTCTCCATCTCCGACAACCATCGTCTATACTTGGTCCCTTTTAG GTGGTGGAAAGAAGCTGAAGGAGGGTGTGGTGATCCAGATGGGGGAACGAAGAAGAAAAGAGGGGTTTTGTACGATGCGTTGCCGGCATCGTCTTTGTATGCTGGTCCAATGAAGATACTCAATAGCATTTTTAAATCAGATCTTGCATTTAACCTTattaaaaaagaagaagaagatgatgataatTATGTTTCTGAGAATAACGGAGGGGAAGATAGAGACATAAATGGAGTATCTGGACGAAACTATGCATTGGTTTCTGCGGATATGTGGCTTGAGGCACTTAAATG GCATAGTGAGTCCAAAGGCACAGTGAAGGCGTCCGAAGATGATATGACTGATGTATACCCTTTACAACTCAAGCTTTCTATTTTGCAAGACACCAACACATTGGGAGTAAGAATAAGCAAAAAG GATAACGCTGTCGAGTGTTTTCGAAGAGCCTGCAAGATTTTTAGCATAGAGTCTGAAGTA TTATACATTTGGGATTTTTCTGGACAAACAGCTAATTTTCTTCTAAACGACAACAGCAAGAACACCAAAGACGTTCCAAGACAGCCAGAGCAAGAT ATTCTGTTGGAGCTGCAAGTTTATGGGTTGTCAGATTTGATTAAAAACAAAGATATGAAAAAAGATGATGTGAATGTGATTAAAGGTTCATTAAAGATGAACGGTTGTATGAGCATGCGTAGTGAGAAGGGATCGTTGGGGTTAACCGGTTTACAGAACTTGGGAAACACTTGTTTTATGAATAGTTCTCTCCAGTGTCTTGCTCACACCCCAAAGCTTGTTGATTACTTCCTTGGAGATCACAGGAAAGAAATAAACCACGATAATCCGTTGGGCATGAAT GGTGAGATTGCAATGGCGTTTGGAGATTTACTAAAGACGTTATGGGCTCCTGGGGCAACAGCTGTACCACCACGAACATTCAAGTCCAAGCTTGCTCATTTTGCTCCTCAATTTAGTGGCTTCAATCAGCATGATTCTCAA GAACTCCTTGCTTTTCTATTAGATGGACTTCACGAAGATCTAAATCGTGTTAAATGCAAACCTTATGTTGAAGCTAAGGATGGTGATGGTAGAGCAGATGAAGATATAGCTGATGAATACTGGCAGAATCATCTCGCTCGCAACGACTCTATCATCGTTGATGTATGCCAA GGTCAATATCGGTCAACACTGGTATGCCCAATTTGCAGAAAGGTGTCGGTCACATTTGATCCGTTCATGTATCTGTCATTGCCCTTACCATCAACATCACTGAGGACAATGACTTTGACAGTTGTGTCCACCGATGGTAGTGCCCACCCAAATCCCGTAACTGTTAGTGTTCCCAAGCAGGGAAAGTTTGAAGATCTTGTTAATGATTTGAGAAACAAGTGTTCTTTAGGGAATCATCAAACCCTCATGGTGGCTGAG GTATACAACAATCATATTATACGGTTTCTAGGGGACCCCACTGATTCATTATCCTTAATTAGGGATGATGACCGACTTGTTGCATATAAGTTACAAAAAGATTATCACAAATTTTCTCAGATTGTTTTCGTTCATCAACAAATAGAAAA ACATGCTTTTGGGCTTCCTCTTGTAGCTTGTGGTGAAGTTGTAAAAGGACACGATATCCGCGATTTATATTTCAAAGTACTCAAAGCTTTCACAATAAAGGCCAAGAATTCTTCCACAGAGAATAATGGCAACACTGTCACCATGCCAaccgaagatgaagatgaagaaacaAAGAATGAGTCGTGCTCTGATTATGAAATAAAGTTTTATTTGAGTGATGATAATGGAAATGTGAAAGGCTGTGAGATTGTTATGGATGAGTTGTTAAATTCAAGCGAGTTGACCGGTCGAGTAAACATTGTTGTGTGTTGGTCTGATAAGAATAAGATGGTTGAAGAATATGATCAACGGCTTCTTAGATCACCTGTTGAAATCTATAAGCCTGCTTTGTTTAGCAAACGGCCTCAAGAGTCTATTTCTTTGTATAAATGTTTAGAAGCGTTCCTTAAGGAAGAGCCACTTGGACCCGAAGATATGTG GTACTGTCCTGGGTGCAAAAAACACCGACAAGCTAGTAAGAAGCTAGACCTATGGAGACTGCCTGAGATCCTAGTAATTCATTTGAAGAGATTCTCATACAGCAGATTCTTGAAGAATAAGTTGGAAACATACGTTGATTTCCCTATCCACGATCTTGATCTGTCAACATTTGTTGCATACAGTAATGGACGATCAAGTCATCGTTATATGCTTTATGCAATTAGTAATCACTATGGAAGCATGGGAGGTGGCCATTATACCGCCTTCATCCGT CATGATGGGGATAGATGGTATGACTTTGATGATAGCCATGTCTCCCCAATCGATGAGGATAGAATCAAGACTTCTGCTGCTTATGTTCTCTTCTACAGAAGATTAGAAGAATGA